A region of Leishmania panamensis strain MHOM/PA/94/PSC-1 chromosome 33 sequence DNA encodes the following proteins:
- a CDS encoding udp-glc 4'-epimerase, putative (TriTrypDB/GeneDB-style sysID: LpmP.33.2420) → MRVLVCGGVGYIGTHFVRELLRHSSHEVIIVDSLEATHGSDAHVDTEENFAARNPEANLAEARKSGCRFAKLEVGDVRDVNFLERVFTAHAPIDAVVHMCAYIVVPESVHDPLRYYDNNVVGMLRILQTMHKYQCDKLILSSTAALFGNPYARTKAGSADEPDPMKPIRSNAKRLPESPYGTTKLVDEYMLQDCAVAYGIKSVCLRYFNACGADPDGDIGETHEPESHLIPLILRVPLADKINAYNAVHHPDRKKVKDYISIFGTDYPTPDGTCIRDYVHVKDLSSAHVLALDYLAKLTPDDKDKFFSTFNLGTSRGYSVREVIEAARRVTGHPIPERAEKRRDGDPPVLVASGEEAAAALGWTLVYDSIDKIIESAWKFHSGHPFGYESH, encoded by the coding sequence ATGCGAGTACTTGTCTGCGGTGGTGTAGGGTACATTGGAACACACTTTGTGCGCGAGCTTCTACGTCATAGCTCGCATGAGGTGATCATTGTTGACAGTCTTGAGGCCACTCATGGCTCTGATGCCCATGTGGACACAGAAGAGAACTTTGCTGCGCGTAACCCTGAAGCAAACTTAGCggaggcgagaaagagcggcTGCCGTTTTGCGAAACTGGAGGTCGGCGACGTGCGCGACGTCAACTTTCTCGAGCGTGTCTTTACCGCGCACGCCCCGATTGATGCCGTCGTGCACATGTGCGCGTACATCGTGGTGCCGGAGAGCGTGCACGACCCGCTGCGGTACTACGATAACAACGTTGTCGGCATGCTGCGCATCTTGCAGACCATGCACAAGTACCAGTGCGACAAGCTCATTCTTTCCAGCACGGCCGCCCTCTTCGGAAATCCCTATGCCCGGACAAAGGCTGGCTCGGCTGATGAGCCGGATCCCATGAAGCCCATTCGCTCCAACGCCAAGCGCCTGCCGGAGAGCCCGTATGGCACGACGAAGCTGGTGGACGAGTACATGCTGCAAGACTGCGCTGTTGCCTACGGCATCAAGAGCGTGTGCCTGCGCTACTTCAACGCGTGCGGCGCCGACCCCGACGGTGACATTGGCGAGACCCACGAGCCCGAGTCCCATCTTATCCCGCTCATTCTGCGCGTGCCGCTCGCGGATAAGATCAACGCCTACAATGCCGTGCACCATCCGGATCGCAAGAAGGTGAAGGACTACATATCCATCTTTGGAACGGACTACCCAACACCAGACGGTACGTGCATTCGCGACTACGTGCACGTGAAAGATTTGTCCTCGGCCCATGTGCTGGCGCTGGACTACCTGGCTAAGCTGACCCCCGATGACAAGGACAAGTTCTTCTCTACGTTCAACCTTGGTACGTCGAGGGGATACTCTGTGCGCGAGGTCATCGAGGCGGCTCGGCGTGTAACTGGACATCCGATTCCGGAGAGGGCGGAGAAGCGCCGTGACGGCGATCCGCCAGTGCTTGTGGCGtccggcgaggaggcggcggcggcacttgGGTGGACGCTGGTGTACGACTCGATCGACAAGATCATCGAGTCGGCGTGGAAGTTCCACAGTGGCCACCCCTTCGGCTACGAGTCCCACTAA
- a CDS encoding hypothetical protein (TriTrypDB/GeneDB-style sysID: LpmP.33.2430) produces MLKTASQRVASGASTEAASACMRNTSHAAAALAIALGAHRLLFLQRRHRALGMSGCGEAAGPYFQALQCGRAFVKSRSLSPDDPFGERSSWEDPSDGIYSAWKDVDQEGFVKAADSREVREAHFGPEWARFSTVGRMSVKKMRADQKLHHAPQSEAAGGEPQGAGVAVAASGSSTERYPTTEELHEADLRQRRRLLERNYSSYEAFVEHEIGGGDGFAGTNEDLTSVSEARMHRSGAKAELYSAASMESAFSAVGGLDGRDRMTQRNVEREALETLEAAEVAERVPLPSFMFDPDIRDDATTSALSLTNPIPTITSASTAAEISRSTAATSFFAEEPCSTTNSSSELTVPSVSATAGGTPANVVRQVLGVLGSPHGDSRLPLTDPMEWGTEDIILFLTLMEKPSRSVEAGSLPALSACSTMDDAMCGTFRMARVTGETLLNVVVPPRLFRLMRQWHVRRQDVVNKAWKLHGQAMRTPATATDGHLPGDIVQTAVLQGCERLEEVVQQLDCTLIQETILLCFPYGH; encoded by the coding sequence ATGCTCAAGACAGCTTCGCAGCGAGTGGCATCAGGGGCATCAACTGAAGCAGCAAGCGCGTGCATGCGGAATACTTcacatgccgctgctgcgctagCCATAGCGCTAGGGGCGCATCGCCTATTGTTTCTCCAACGACGCCATCGCGCGCTAGGGATGAGCGGCTGCGGTGAGGCCGCAGGCCCGTACTTTCAGGCGCTGCAATGCGGCCGCGCCTTTGTGAAGTCACGCTCGCTGTCTCCAGATGACCCGTTTGGTGAGCGCAGTAGCTGGGAAGACCCAAGCGACGGCATCTACTCTGCCTGGAAGGACGTCGATCAGGAGGGTTTTGTGAAGGCTGCTGACAGTCGGGAGGTGCGCGAGGCGCACTTCGGTCCTGAGTGGGCGCGTTTCAGCACGGTGGGTCGTATGTCTGTCAAGAAGATGCGAGCAGATCAGAAGCTGCATCATGCGCCCCAGTCAGAGGCAGCTGGTGGTGAGCCACAGGGCGCAGGAGTAGCTGTGGCGGCGTCCGGTTCTTCGACTGAGCGCTACCCCACAacagaggagctgcacgagGCAGACTtgagacagcggcgccgattGCTGGAGCGCAACTACAGCAGCTATGAGGCCTTTGTGGAGCACGAAattggtggcggtgatgggtTTGCAGGGACTAATGAGGATCTGACCTCCGTGTCAGAGGCAAGGATGCACCGAAGTGGCGCCAAGGCGGAGCTGTACTCAGCCGCGTCGATGGAGAGCGCATTCTCGGCTGTGGGGGGTCTTGATGGACGCGATCGTATGACTCAGCGCAACGTAGAGCGTGAGGCACTAGAGACATTGGAGGCAGCCGAGGTAGCAGAaagggtgccgctgccgtctttCATGTTCGACCCGGACATCCGTGACGATGCTACGACATCCGCACTATCGTTGACGAACCCGATCCCCACCATTACCTCAGCGTCGACGGCAGCAGAGATCAGCAGATCAACGGCGGCGACAAGTTTCTTTGCCGAGGAACCATGCTCGACGACCAATTCTTCTTCGGAGCTGACCGTGCCTTCTGTGTCCGCAACCGCAGGTGGCACCCCTGCCAACGTTGTACGGCAAGTGCTGGGGGTTCTCGGTAGCCCACATGGTGAttcccgcctccccctcaccgATCCCATGGAGTGGGGCACAGAAGACATAATACTGTTTCTAACCCTTATGGAGAAGCCGTCCCGCTCTGTCGAAGCCGGCAGCTTGCCAGCATTATCGGCATGCTCTACGATGGACGACGCCATGTGTGGCACATTCCGCATGGCACGTGTGACAGGTGAGACGTTGCTGAACGTGGTAGTGCCGCCTCGTTTGTTTCGGCTCATGCGCCAGTGGCACGTTCGGCGGCAGGATGTGGTGAACAAGGCCTGGAAGCTGCACGGACAGGCGATGAGAACACCCGCGACGGCAACGGATGGTCATTTACCAGGTGATATCGTACAGACGGCCGTGCTGCAGGGCTGCGAgcggctggaggaggtggtgcagcagctggactGCACCCTCATTCAGGAAACCattcttctctgttttccaTACGGTCATTGA